In uncultured Cohaesibacter sp., a genomic segment contains:
- a CDS encoding NEW3 domain-containing protein, with product MESLAKGARLALVGAALAVTPLLSGNALAEAFTQPANGPTIHGFWLTADHPDVAVSAGKKVSIPISLLNAMDSPVRTKLAVKGLPEGWSYSIKAGGSDVTSAMPLPNEVDNLTLKIDPAKNAEKKVYDFEVDAVSDQGSFKLPLSVAVADIPLGDTTLVPELPALHGTVSTSFQFKMKLTNGSNHDTLFNLSADVPAGFMATFKKGYGNEEITGIPVKAGATESVSMTIKLNHNVAEGDYPIEVAAVAGPDDPSAKAKVSLKVSGSPNLALSGPNERLSGEATAGTETTFPFILANNGSAAAKKVKLSATSPSGWKVSFDPKELAKLDQGKTQNVNVKIEPSSKAIAGDYMVQIRANADGASKEVDYRVTVETSTMWGIIGVAIIAIAVLILLGAIFRYGRR from the coding sequence ATGGAATCTCTCGCTAAGGGCGCAAGATTGGCGCTTGTCGGGGCGGCATTGGCCGTGACTCCGCTTCTCTCTGGCAATGCATTGGCTGAAGCCTTCACCCAGCCTGCCAACGGGCCGACCATTCACGGTTTCTGGCTGACGGCTGATCATCCCGATGTTGCCGTATCTGCCGGTAAAAAGGTTTCCATTCCCATTTCATTGCTCAATGCCATGGACAGCCCGGTTCGCACCAAGCTTGCGGTCAAGGGTTTGCCTGAGGGCTGGAGCTATTCCATCAAGGCTGGTGGTTCCGATGTCACTTCAGCGATGCCGCTGCCCAATGAGGTCGACAATCTGACGCTGAAAATCGATCCGGCCAAGAATGCGGAAAAGAAGGTCTATGATTTCGAAGTCGATGCTGTTTCCGATCAGGGGTCTTTCAAACTGCCGCTCAGTGTTGCGGTTGCCGATATCCCGCTGGGCGATACCACTCTTGTGCCGGAGCTTCCGGCGCTGCATGGCACGGTCAGCACCAGCTTCCAGTTTAAGATGAAGCTGACCAACGGTTCCAACCACGACACATTGTTCAATCTGTCTGCCGATGTTCCCGCCGGTTTCATGGCCACCTTCAAGAAGGGCTATGGCAATGAGGAAATTACCGGCATTCCGGTCAAGGCCGGGGCGACGGAATCGGTCAGCATGACCATCAAGCTCAATCACAATGTCGCAGAAGGCGACTATCCGATTGAAGTGGCTGCCGTTGCCGGGCCGGATGATCCTTCGGCCAAGGCCAAGGTCAGCCTGAAGGTGAGCGGTTCGCCAAATCTTGCCCTGAGCGGTCCGAATGAACGCCTGAGCGGGGAAGCCACTGCGGGCACGGAGACCACTTTCCCCTTCATTCTTGCCAACAATGGCAGCGCTGCTGCCAAGAAGGTCAAATTGAGCGCCACCTCGCCAAGTGGCTGGAAAGTCAGCTTTGATCCCAAGGAACTGGCCAAGCTTGATCAGGGCAAGACGCAGAATGTGAATGTCAAGATCGAGCCATCCAGCAAGGCCATTGCGGGTGATTATATGGTTCAGATCCGCGCCAATGCCGATGGTGCCTCCAAGGAGGTCGATTATCGGGTTACCGTTGAAACCTCCACCATGTGGGGCATTATCGGCGTTGCCATCATCGCCATTGCCGTCCTTATTCTGCTTGGTGCCATCTTCCGGTATGGTCGCAGATGA
- a CDS encoding ABC transporter ATP-binding protein, with amino-acid sequence MSSPVIEAVGLTKRYGASTVVDGVNIAVDEGEIVGLLGPNGAGKTTTILMLIGLTEPSAGTVRILDLDPLRDPLAVKTQVGYLPDSVGFYDGMTGLENLRYTARLGAIPVSEMDDRIMAALKQVHLDHVAGKRVATYSRGMRQRLGLAELAMRQIRLAVLDEPTSGLDPRSTDELLDLIRAFAADGMTLLISSHMLDVVRSICTRVALFNRGKIGFMGSVETFTNDVAGGAFRIDVAARKIDLNACVDIISAVAAVEYRGNDCWTVSASCDVRPELARLITAHGGDLLSLQAHRTSLSEAYNHFFLEIEQRETQQ; translated from the coding sequence ATGAGCAGTCCGGTCATTGAGGCCGTAGGGCTTACCAAGCGCTACGGCGCATCCACTGTTGTTGACGGGGTCAATATCGCGGTGGATGAGGGCGAAATCGTCGGTTTGCTCGGCCCCAACGGGGCGGGCAAGACCACCACCATCCTGATGCTGATCGGGCTCACGGAGCCAAGCGCCGGCACGGTGCGGATACTGGATCTTGATCCTCTGCGTGATCCGCTGGCGGTCAAGACGCAGGTCGGTTATCTGCCAGATTCAGTGGGTTTCTATGATGGCATGACGGGGTTGGAGAATTTGCGCTATACGGCCCGTCTCGGTGCCATACCGGTCAGCGAAATGGATGATCGCATCATGGCGGCGCTCAAGCAGGTGCATCTGGATCATGTCGCAGGCAAGCGGGTGGCCACCTATTCCCGCGGCATGCGGCAACGGCTTGGCCTTGCCGAACTGGCCATGCGGCAGATCAGGCTGGCGGTGCTGGATGAACCAACCTCAGGGCTCGATCCACGCTCGACCGATGAATTGCTTGATCTGATCCGTGCCTTTGCCGCCGACGGGATGACGCTGCTGATCTCTTCTCACATGCTCGATGTGGTGCGGTCGATCTGCACCCGCGTGGCCCTGTTCAATAGGGGCAAGATCGGCTTCATGGGATCGGTGGAAACATTCACCAATGATGTTGCCGGTGGTGCCTTCCGAATTGATGTGGCCGCGCGCAAGATCGATCTCAATGCCTGTGTCGATATCATTTCTGCCGTGGCTGCGGTGGAATATCGGGGCAATGACTGCTGGACTGTCTCTGCCTCGTGTGATGTCCGGCCCGAATTGGCCAGACTGATCACGGCCCATGGCGGCGATCTTCTCTCCCTGCAGGCGCACAGGACCAGCCTCAGTGAGGCCTATAATCACTTCTTTCTTGAAATCGAGCAAAGGGAGACGCAGCAATGA